Proteins encoded in a region of the Mixophyes fleayi isolate aMixFle1 chromosome 5, aMixFle1.hap1, whole genome shotgun sequence genome:
- the LOC142158173 gene encoding phosphatidylcholine translocator ABCB4-like has product MQRQTLRIIKECLFSFLRFSYYYTGLGCISLLAAYIQISPWTLAAGRQVKKIRQNFFHAVLKQEISWFDVNDAGELNTRLTENSVKNAHMQGLTYGLSQAIMFFAYAGSFRFGAFLVEEEYMTFDNVFLVFSSIVFGAMALGQTSSFAPDYAKAKLSAAHIFCLLEKEPLIDSYSTAGSKPTKTPAPHAAINLKRVVYSWSILNQDNL; this is encoded by the exons ATGCAGCGACAGACGTTGAGGATAATAAAAGAGTGTTTATTTTCTTTCCTCAGGTTCTCCTATTATTACACAGGCTTGGGGTGTATTTCACTGCTTGCTGCCTACATTCAGATTTCACCATGGACACTGGCCGCTGGCCGGCAGGTTAAGAAGATCAGGCAGAATTTTTTTCATGCGGTGCTGAAGCAGGAAATCAGTTGGTTTGATGTCAATGATGCTGGAGAACTGAATACAAGGCTGACTGA GAATTCAGTCAAGAACGCGCACATGCAAGGCCTCACCTATGGGCTGTCTCAGGCCATCATGTTCTTTGCTTATGCTGGAAGTTTTCGGTTTGGGGCTTTTCTTGTGGAAGAAGAATACATGACATTTGATAATGTGTTTCT GGTGTTCTCATCGATTGTATTCGGGGCAATGGCTTTGGGTCAGACCAGTTCCTTTGCTCCAGACTACGCTAAAGCTAAATTGTCAGCGGCTCATATATTCTGTCTGCTGGAGAAGGAGCCTCTTATAGACAGTTATAGCACTGCTGGAAGCAAACCT ACTAAAACACCAGCTCCACATGCAGCTATCAATCTGAAAAGAGTTGTTTATTCCTGGTCAATCCTCAACCAGGACAATTTATAG